The Oreochromis aureus strain Israel breed Guangdong linkage group 7, ZZ_aureus, whole genome shotgun sequence region taagtaaaaaaataatcaaaaggaTGTGATATGTCTAGCTAtgtcattttgttatttttacaaaatattACAATAGATTCAATTTCAATAGAGTCACTGAGTCATTCAGTATTTGCGTCATATAACTAACAAAGGTTTAACCAGAGATGTCATAGCTCGTGCTCGTCTCTCCAGAGTCCAGATGTCCACTCCTGATGAGCTTTTCACTCGGCTGCAGGCTGACTCAGCTCTGCTGTGCACGTGGGCGGGGGAGCTCTTTCTGGAGCTGCACAATGGAACATACACCACACAGGCACAGGTAGAATAGTTATAGTCGTCATTATATAGTCCACACCTTGTTCATCTgtgtggaaaagaaaacagagagtgACCACAGTAATActatttgtaataaaaaaataatatgtatatatattttcttacaGTAGGTTTACATATGATAGTGGCTTTGACAATCAGGTAGACTGTGTGGGAAGCTGCTTAGATCACTATACAGTCATGAttgtttaatatatttataaGGAATAGTTAATTATTAGGCTAGAGAAGCTAGATGAGATACACAAGAGTATATACAGGGATTTAAGAACTATTACCTGTATAAAAGAACATAATCCTGCTTAGTACAGTGATTCATGCAAAGTTTATACCTCACATCTAAATAAATGGGCTTCAGTCCAATAATGTGTGCGATTGTTGTATGTCATTTTAATTGCCTGCCTTTTTTGTTGGCTAGATAAAAAGAGGAAACCGCCAGTGTGAGACGCTGCTTCATGATATTGAGATAGCCAGCAGCTTGGCGCTGTACCGCAACAACACGTTTCCATACCCTGCTGAGAAACTGCAGGAGCTCTGGAGGTTCAAACACAATCTTTATCGGACTAAACAAAGTGACTCTTTGTGTCAGCAGGTTGAAAATGTGTTGTTAATTTCCCCTTTGCAGGCTGCTTCTACTAAACCAGTTTCACGACGTGATTCCTGGCAGCTGTATAGAGATGGTGGTGGAGGATGCTCTGAAATACTATGAAGGTGAGTTTTTACAGCTTTTAGGTGCAGCCTAAATCAGAGCGGTGCTCATTTACAGTTTCCGGAAAGTTTTCAATGTTAACTATATAATTAGCAAAATATGCTGGGATATTTCTAATTTGACctatttgtatttattagagcttttgtaactttgtaatatattgtaaTATTTAATTTCGTTTAGGTAGTTACTGTTCTTACTGACCTGGAGCGCTGTGCCCACATCatttcctctgggattaataaagtattcacaTTCTGATTCACACATCCTGTCTCAGATATCCGCAGTGGTGGTGCTGCACTTCTGCGTGACGCATGTGAAGCTTTGGTGGCAAAAGGCAGCTCAGTGGCCGTGTTCAATTCTCTGCCTTGGGAACGTCTGGAAGTTGTCCAGATTCAAGAGGGAGCTGAAAAAAGTGGTCTAGGTTTGTTGGGTATTTCCAGTATCTATATTGTTCTCCTCACACGATAAACTTCATATCTGACGTTCACTGTTATGTGTGGCACTATAGCTCTGGTGAGAGCTTCCAGCATCGGTGTGTCTCCCGTGAAAGACACACCGCCAGTGACTCCGGTTTCTGTCACCGTTCAGGTGTGTGCTACATATAGAAAGATGATTGCATAAATTTCAGCTATTTTGCCATTTGATTTAGTTAACTGTGTAAAATTGTAGGCTGATGGCACAGTCGTCATGGAGAATGGTCTTTTAAAGACAGCCATAAACAGAGATGGCACTTTGGCGTCGCTGTATTTGATCAGCGGAAACAGGTAAGACGTGTAAAAGGTCCATATTGTCTACTACTGTACTTGCAACAGGGAGTTTCTCACCACTGTGTTGATTTCAGGGAAAGCATTTCTGATGGTTGCCTTGGGAACCAGTTTGTCATGTTTGACGATGTCCCCCTGTACTGGGATGCATGGGATGTAATGGACTACCATCTCCAGACAAGGTTTCAGCCATTGCTGTCAAATGCATTTAAGTTCAAATATTTTAGTACTGTGCAGTATATCAGCATCATAAAactaacagaaaaaacaaactcaaTAGGAAACCAGTGGCAGAGGTGGTGCAGCCAGTTCATGTGGTGTCCTCAGGCGGACTGCGGGGAAGTGTCAGCTTCACCCTGAGGATCAGTGATAAGAGCACAATCACACAGGAGATTATCATGGATGCCATGTGTCCTTACATCAAGTTCAGCACAGAGGTAGGCTGTAATGTTTCTGAAATGTGGCATTAAGGCATGTAAGATTTCTTTTTCAGCATACCAAAAAACATGCTGCGTCTACCAATTTCAGGTTCAGTGGGCAGAATCTCACAAGTTTCTCAAGGTTGAATTTCCTGTGCGAGTACGCAGCCCCAATGCTACCTACGAGATCCAGTTTGGCCACCTGCAGAGACCCACTCATCGCAACACTTCGTGGGACTGGGCTAGATTCGAGGTACGGCACTTTAAAGCTGTCTTCACCTTTAAATTCACAgattttcagcaaaagtgttACTCGTGGATGTCATTGTATCATCCGTTTCCTTTCTCAGGTTTGGGGCCACAAATGGGCCGACTTGTCAGAGCACAATTTTGGAGTCTCACTGCTGAACGACTGCAAATATGGCTACTCTGTGCACAAGAACACAATGACGCTTTCCCTGTGAGGTTCCCATTGTTCATTTACAACACTCCTACAAGCAGTACAGTTCAGGCATACAACATTTTAACTCTTGCTTCTGACTTTATCTCAGACTGAGAGCACCCAAGGCCCCAGATGCTACTGCTGACATGGGGATTCATCACTTCACATATGCAATCATGCCACACACAAGTaagttatacttttttttttttttccttttgatgtgATCTTGGAAATAAAgcttgtgtctttgtgtctaATGTAATATTGTGCTGTTTATATAGGATCCTTCCAAGAAGCCTCTGTCATCCAGTGTGCCTACAACCTCAATTTCCCTCTGAGGTTAATCCAGTGCAGCCCCGACACTATGCCCTGGAGTGCCTTTTCTGTGACCTCTCAAGCTGTCGTACTGGAGACAATTAAGCAGGTATCAAAGTGAACAATCAGATCTGTAACATCTTGCGTGGGAACTTTAGACTGCCCTTCCTGAAAACAATGAGCTCGTTTTATTCGCTTTTTAATCATTTACCACAACAGGCTGAGGACAGAGGTGGGGTGCTCATAGTCCGGCTTTACGAGTCGCATGGGAGCAGCGTGACTGCAACTCTGAGAACCACACTTCCAGTCAGGGAAGCTTGGGTGTAAGTGTTTCTATTTTAGTTTGCTGGTTTTGCTTTTTCCTGTGTTGTATGACTAAAGGTTTGTCTTTTCCTCTATTAGCTGTGACCTCCTGGAGAAGCAAGACCCCAACCGGCCAGTACAGGTTACATCAGAAGGAATCACTCTGGACTTCAAACCCTTTCAAATTGTCTCACTATTGCTGATCATGTGATAACATGTGGGATTTCACTAAGCCTTAGGGAAGTAGAATACGGATCAACACTTAGACATTACATGAAAGCTAAAGATTACATTGAATTGGCTGCTGTTTTACTCACAGTTTACGAGGACACTTTATATGATTGGTACTGTTTATAAGCTGtgtaaaagtgatttgatttgattatttTGTATCAAATTAATAAACGCTTTGTACAACAAGTTTTGaagaaactttttttatttataaaaaaggaTTTTTAATAGTATAAAATCATAAGTGTCCAAAGTGGGGGTGCCTCTTCTTTTACCATCCTATCTGGTCGTTCTCATGGTTCGTCTCTGTGACCCTGCAACAAGGACAGCTATGAAATGAATCAGTTTTCATTTCTCCCCACTagataaaatattttcatttttactcaTGGCCACACCTGCAGTCACTTCCACACTACTGGTCTTTCTCCTACGTGCATTTGACCTTGTTTCACGCTGGGGTGTATTTACTTCATGCGTCTCGCCAGTTTTCCTTCTCTTTGATTCAGCTTCCTCTAGACGTgtatccttttctttctttggcgTTTTCATCTCACCTCCCTGTTTGATCCTTGTTTTCCTTGCTCTGGCCCCCTGGTGAAATAAAACTGATGCTGGATACAAACTACTGTGCAAATGTCTTAAGCCACTCCtcgtttctgttttgttttttgctaggGAAATGGGCGCAGCGATTTATTGAAatgtacaaacatacagtatataaggcaaaaatggagtttgtacaattcgtttgagtgtaaaagtgaatatttggtatgaccacctttattcttcaacacagcctgaactctcttaggcaagctttcttgttgtttctttaattagtcttcaggaatagttcttcagACTTCCTGAAGaccattcaaagctcttctttggatgtttgctgTTTGGGCTTGCTTTTAGCAAGCAAGTTATAAAGGAAAAATGAGGGTTGGCTCAAGACTCTTCCACAGTAACATGAAGCTCACTTGTTGGTCAAAAGACAGTTCATGCTCAcctttttcttgtttgtgtAATCATGGTCATCGTCTTTCTTTGCCCAGTTTTTTGCCTTGGGTGACTTtgaatcttaaaaaaataaattaaagaaaaaagttacTTAATGAACATTCTCATGTACATTTCACCTGAAGTGCTAAACTTCTTGGGAGCATTACCTTTTGGTGCCATGGGCCCTGGATCCCCCTAAAATTATAAAGGTAGACAAATAATTGTGTGATAAATAAAATCATCTGGCAGAGCTTTGTTATGTTGCATTTCCTTTAAACTCACTCTGAACCATATTGTTCTCCCATTATGATCCCGGAGTGTTTTCATCCCATCCACATAGTAGCACTGCAGCCATGCCTGAAAGTCAGAGAAGTCCCCACTTGCTGGATCATATCCCTTCCCACCTAAAAACCACAAGTTATTCAACACTGCGTTCATCTCACGAGTGGCCCACACTGTAAACACTTGACTACCCACCGAGGTTCACCACTTCCAGAGGAACTGTATGACAAAGTCTGAGCAAGTCATCCGTCTGGTGTTTCatcagtttcttttttgttcttacAGATGTCTTCTgagaagaataaaacaaagacacTGTGAGAAAGAGGCTGAGTTTTATGGCGTtacttttgagccacgatccggggcgatcgtggctcaagagttgggagctcGCCTTGCAATTGGAagattgccggttcgagccccggcttggacagtctcggtgtAGAGAAAGAGTTGAGGTGCGGGGAGCAGAGATGTTGACAGCGGGAGCGACACACTGAGAACAGGTCTGCAGATGTATGTCAGCAAACAGAGCAGAGATCTAAGCAAGAGCAAATGCTAACAACTGAGCCAGAGGggctgttattgtgtgtgtgtatatggataatagcaaacactgaaatacatttctctcatgcagcaatgaattttgttcgctcaaattaaacttttctttgctcaaaataattttcacctcaaaatgcaacatttgtacttgcaatttttttttttatgtgcactcagaatagaggcacaaaaataacgccatagggTTTGGGAAGGTTATGTAAAAATTACGTTTTTCACCTTTGCGTCTGACTCCTTTTTCACAGGATTCTCATTTTGACATGAATCGTCCGGCCCAAGACCTTCCAGCACAGTTTTGGCAGCCACAAAGGGAGGGATGTTAGACctagaaaaaaagggaaaagaacaGTACTGAAGGTCTTTTCTTTTAGGAAACAACAACACTCTTGTTAGCTCTCTGAATTAACAAAACCTTATGTGTTAAGTCATTCACATCACATCTGATATGAAGCAACCTTCATGAAATCCAGAAAGATGAGAATTTTCAGCAAAGCCAAAACCTTGTAAGAAAACAGAACTttccagaaacaaaaacattgacttcttttcacttcttttgCTTGTATTTACAGGAGCATTTCTCGTGTCCCTCTAaatcagggatgtcaaactcatgtCACATCAAGGCCCACATGGCGCCCACTTTGAGTTTAAGTTGGCTAGATGAATGAAATTTcagtttctgtcagtgtaaaaaactttaactacacatttaatccctgagtTTTGTTAATATAAGAtaaagaagtgcaatttcaacagcaCATCTCAGTTTTCCTACATGatgaatgtgtaaaattacaaaaacagttATAGTAGCTTACTGCCCAGACTGTCCcttatatattaaaaataaagttttgtttgatttgttgattttttttttcttctttttgaccAAAATTTCTACAGGAGACTAAAGTTGAACTTCtctgtcatttaatttttatcttttatttaactACTTTGGTTTCGTATGAATGGCTGTGGGCAAAGTCTTTATCACcagaaaaacaaactgtaaaacttacaaaaatacagttaaaaggtaaaaaaaccTTATTCATATTTTTCCAAAGCCGTCCAGCATACCGGATTGGAGTATTTGCCAAGCCAATTCTTGGGCCTTGTATTTGACACCCCTAATCTAAATGGCTCTGATTCTTCTGaccttgaaaaaaaacaaaaacaataccaGGGTCCTTGCGTACAAAATTAGGTTGAACTTGTTGAGGTTCAACCTAATGTGCTGTAATATGATGCATTACTGTTTCTACCTTCAGCCATCACTAATGAAACACCACTTGCCATACTTAAAGTCTTCAATTATCTGTATAAGGGATACtggtaaaattaaaattaaaatgttttaaaaatcatgtatgatttttatgTATGTTTACACAATAATCACCTGCTATCAGTCAGGATAAAAATGGTAGAGCAGAGTAAATCTTTTCGAGGGATAGAGATATGCACCTTACTTCAGATTTGGTGATAAGATAACAATTTACTGGTCGAGTGCAAAGATCTTGCTGTACGTCCTCATACGGTGCTACTGTCTAGTAAGGTCAGCATGGGTGCGGCTCTCATGCTAATCTATATAATGTGTAATGTTGTCTTTGCGCATCACCTGAAAAGGATCTCAGCCCTCAGGTAGTTTCCAATACCGTTGAAGTACTTCTGATTGAGCAGGACTTCACAGATGGGTCTGTCAAAGGCTCGGTCAGACACGTGTGACACAACGTTctccctgaaaatgtttttttactgATCAGTGTGGCCGTGCTACTGTATTTCGTTGAGGCAGAAGACGCAAGTGACACTCAGCATCACTAACCTGAATTTTTTGTACTCAAACATAACGCAGGGACCTCTGCCAGGCTGCCAGGTCCCGTTGGGCTCCCAGCTCCCAAACCTGCGTGGATCCACGAAGCTAAGTACTCTGCAGGGCTTTTCTTTGGAATAAAAACGCAAGTGGGCATGTTTGGGCAGCTCATCCTCGCTGGTGAAGCGGAAATAGCCTGACATCCCAAAGCGAAACACTATGTCCATGGGTTGTTCAACTTGTCCTGGTTTCACTCGCCGTTTTGGTTCATCTGTCTTTATGGGCGTCAGTGTGAGCTTCACTTCCTTCCCTCTGGAAGCAGCTGTGATGCGATAGGCCTCAGAGGTGAAGGGCACATCAGGGTTCttgctgacctctgactttaTGACGGGACCGCTGAATAGCACTCCTTCACACATTCTGTTCACATACAGGCTGGCCAGGTGGAGCTCTGGTCCCTCGGGCATTTTGGCTGAACAAATAAGGCTGGGCTGAAACTTCCAGAAATAAAACTTATGTCATCAAATATTTAGTCAAAGCTTATATCAAAAAACGTCACTTCCAGGCTTATAACATTACTTCCACATAACGCATGTTTCAGAACCCTGTGTCCTCTATAGAGTGCAGGGATATGGGTAAAACCTTCTCACTTGCAATCAGTGGCTGTTAATAAATGTTTACATACAGCTTTGGGGTtcaaaaaaataacacaatgcACATCTCAAACCTTTAACATTAAGCTTCAAACCTGAGGTTCTCCTGAATATGCTCTTAATCCAATCACAGCAAAATACTGTTCTGTGCATTTGCATAAACCAAAACATGTTGTCAATAATGGCTGGATCTTTATCAAGTTACAAGTACATACCTCACCGAAACCAGGAAACGGAGCTCGGCGTTAAGTGCACTCAGCTTGTAGCGTTTACTGTCTGCACGGCAGCTGCTGCTGATATAAATTTATAGAGGATGTCTTTGTGCTGAAACACAGTGCAGATAAATATTTGACCAATGCTTTTATCGAATGCGTGTAACCAGCGGTGTTACAAAACAAGTTGTACAATCACCACGCGGCAGTCATTAAAATGTCGCGAGACCTGCACAACTGTGACAAAACCCACAATTTCTCGTTTATTTCTGGTCTAATGTGTAcgtgtgtttgtttgggtttcatTCTTAGCGgttattattcatttaaaacggctaaaataaaatactagacGTGGGTTTCCTAGCAAATAAACCGATGCATGATGGGAACTGTAGGCGCTGCGGAAACCAGGAAGTGatttccaactttttttttttaaatgtctaatATCTTTGATTACATTGTTAAATAGGCTGTAATCAATATGGTTTACAGAGGCGttatatattaaataaattatatgtGTTACAAGTATCTTATGGATTTGGTGTTATTGTACCTACATTTTAATCAATCCAGTTCTTTTTGGTCATCACTTTTTGACGGATaagttttatattgtttttatttataagcaTACAGAGGTAAAACACAAATAATTAACATAATTAAATGTGTTGAGTGATACAAGCAACAtcttttttaaacaatgatCATTATTTTTTACT contains the following coding sequences:
- the man2c1 gene encoding alpha-mannosidase 2C1, translating into MYHLPVLKNRRTLLERAEKFISDIYFTDCNLRGRLYGDSCPLESLACFLTPKRITFTEASKQIFDPCKVGDTFGPTWWTCWFKATLKIPESWRGKEVHLLWESDGEAMVWRDEQPVQGLTKEGEKTSYILSECLQDEEPHSLTLYVEMACNGLFGAGQGSQIAAPDPNRKFSVQRAELVVFNRDVRELLTDFEMLVDIVKELGEEEQRGYQALFTVNEMVNLCDPSDPSSFAKVHSLAGTFFNQRNGESQHTVHAMGHCHIDSAWLWPYEETIRKCGRSWVTVIRLMEKNPEFVFTCSQAQQFQWVKSWYPGLFSSIQHYVKKGQFIPVGGTWVEMDGNLPSGESMVRQFLEGQRFFNKEFGRYCKEFWLPDTFGYSAQLPQIMQGCGISNFLTQKLSWNLINTFPHNTFFWEGLDGSTVLTHFPPGNSYEMKGKVEDLVKTLKNNKDKGRANHSAALFGFGDGGGGPTQLMLDRLRLVQDTNGLPKVQMSTPDELFTRLQADSALLCTWAGELFLELHNGTYTTQAQIKRGNRQCETLLHDIEIASSLALYRNNTFPYPAEKLQELWRLLLLNQFHDVIPGSCIEMVVEDALKYYEDIRSGGAALLRDACEALVAKGSSVAVFNSLPWERLEVVQIQEGAEKSGLALVRASSIGVSPVKDTPPVTPVSVTVQADGTVVMENGLLKTAINRDGTLASLYLISGNRESISDGCLGNQFVMFDDVPLYWDAWDVMDYHLQTRKPVAEVVQPVHVVSSGGLRGSVSFTLRISDKSTITQEIIMDAMCPYIKFSTEVQWAESHKFLKVEFPVRVRSPNATYEIQFGHLQRPTHRNTSWDWARFEVWGHKWADLSEHNFGVSLLNDCKYGYSVHKNTMTLSLLRAPKAPDATADMGIHHFTYAIMPHTRSFQEASVIQCAYNLNFPLRLIQCSPDTMPWSAFSVTSQAVVLETIKQAEDRGGVLIVRLYESHGSSVTATLRTTLPVREAWVCDLLEKQDPNRPVQVTSEGITLDFKPFQIVSLLLIM
- the neil1 gene encoding endonuclease 8-like 1 isoform X3 — encoded protein: MPEGPELHLASLYVNRMCEGVLFSGPVIKSEVSKNPDVPFTSEAYRITAASRGKEVKLTLTPIKTDEPKRRVKPGQVEQPMDIVFRFGMSGYFRFTSEDELPKHAHLRFYSKEKPCRVLSFVDPRRFGSWEPNGTWQPGRGPCVMFEYKKFRENVVSHVSDRAFDRPICEVLLNQKYFNGIGNYLRAEILFRSNIPPFVAAKTVLEGLGPDDSCQNENPVKKESDAKKTSVRTKKKLMKHQTDDLLRLCHTVPLEVVNLGGKGYDPASGDFSDFQAWLQCYYVDGMKTLRDHNGRTIWFRGDPGPMAPKDSKSPKAKNWAKKDDDHDYTNKKKGEADTSPQSA
- the neil1 gene encoding endonuclease 8-like 1 isoform X2 — its product is MPEGPELHLASLYVNRMCEGVLFSGPVIKSEVSKNPDVPFTSEAYRITAASRGKEVKLTLTPIKTDEPKRRVKPGQVEQPMDIVFRFGMSGYFRFTSEDELPKHAHLRFYSKEKPCRVLSFVDPRRFGSWEPNGTWQPGRGPCVMFEYKKFRENVVSHVSDRAFDRPICEVLLNQKYFNGIGNYLRAEILFRSNIPPFVAAKTVLEGLGPDDSCQNENPVKKESDAKTSVRTKKKLMKHQTDDLLRLCHTVPLEVVNLGGKGYDPASGDFSDFQAWLQCYYVDGMKTLRDHNGRTIWFRGDPGPMAPKDSKSPKAKNWAKKDDDHDYTNKKKGARARKTRIKQGGEMKTPKKEKDTRLEEAESKRRKTGETHEVNTPQRETRSNARRRKTSSVEVTAGSQRRTMRTTR
- the neil1 gene encoding endonuclease 8-like 1 isoform X1, yielding MPEGPELHLASLYVNRMCEGVLFSGPVIKSEVSKNPDVPFTSEAYRITAASRGKEVKLTLTPIKTDEPKRRVKPGQVEQPMDIVFRFGMSGYFRFTSEDELPKHAHLRFYSKEKPCRVLSFVDPRRFGSWEPNGTWQPGRGPCVMFEYKKFRENVVSHVSDRAFDRPICEVLLNQKYFNGIGNYLRAEILFRSNIPPFVAAKTVLEGLGPDDSCQNENPVKKESDAKKTSVRTKKKLMKHQTDDLLRLCHTVPLEVVNLGGKGYDPASGDFSDFQAWLQCYYVDGMKTLRDHNGRTIWFRGDPGPMAPKDSKSPKAKNWAKKDDDHDYTNKKKGARARKTRIKQGGEMKTPKKEKDTRLEEAESKRRKTGETHEVNTPQRETRSNARRRKTSSVEVTAGSQRRTMRTTR